Part of the Cynocephalus volans isolate mCynVol1 chromosome 11, mCynVol1.pri, whole genome shotgun sequence genome is shown below.
cggggggttgCGAGGGAGGGGGTGCATTGAAAGACACAAGAAGGGCAGAAAAGCCTCCGAAAGCGCCGCTCCCCGACGTCCTTTTTATGTATTCGGACAGAACTATATCTTATCGGCCGGGATCAGTGGAGCGGGGCGCGCTAAGTAGTTTAAAACGACCCTCGCACAATGGGCGTGCGATACGAAACATAGCAGGTTAGGGCAGCGCTTTCAGCCTCCATTGTCCCCCACTcggcccccagccctgcctctcgGCTCCTTCGCCACGGGAGCCTTTTATGTGATAATGAAACACATTTCAGGCCGGGCTCACGACGTGTGTGTCCTTGCCAGGGGGAGAGACTGCCTGATTGCTGGCTGCGGCCTCCGgattctgccccccccccccaatttctTGTGTTCTTAGGGACAATGTGGCATGTTAAATAGGGATTTGGAAGCGGAGGTGGAGGCGAGGCGCAAACCCCCCTCAAGCGCGTGGGAAGgccagggttgggggtggggagtggcagAAACCCCTGCAAGGTGGCAGAGCGCGCACGGAGAGGCTGTCTTCAGGGCTGGGGCTCAGCTGGGAGGCTCCAGGTCAAGAAGCCCAAAGATCTAGTCTCAGAAATAGAAGACTGGGCTTAGAAACCAGAGGCAGAAAGTCCTGGCCTCAGAGGCCGGCCACCGCAAGCTAGCTGCGCGCGGGAGTGGCCCCACGTCTGCGGGTTTCGCGACGACAGTGGCTCGTTCCCTTGCCCAGCCGGCTTGTGAACTAGCAGACGTCCTGACAAAATCAAAGCAACGCTGGGCTCCCCTCTGCGCACCCAGACCGGGCTTCCACTGCCATTCCGGGTATCCACTGCCTGCCGTTGGCCACCAATTTGGGCCGGCTATGCAGTCTGTGGGGAGAAGCAgcacaatttgtaaaaaaaaaataataattctgggTCTTTCCTTATGCTTTTGGAGTTTCCTTGAAGGCTCACAAAATACTCAATTCACTCCTCCTGAAATCCTACTTTGCCAGCCTGATCTCCAGGGCTAAGAGGACGCTTTGCAGAGGGttggagagaggcaggaggagcaAATCTGCAGACACTGGGATCTCACACTGCCACGGCCAATTAACCAGCCGTGCCAGACACCCCCTTCCTCTGTCTCACCCTCAAaacaccttatttttaaaaaggacagttgaaTTGTCATCCTGAGCTATCCATTTTAATCTGATTCCCAGAGAATGTCCTCTAAATGTTTCCCCAGAGCAGGTGCCTCACCACTCCTGGGAGAGTGGAGTCTGCCATGGTTGTGCAGTACACCTACATGAGGGAGGATGTTGGGAAAGGGTGGTGGAGTGTGCACagaggctggaggctggaggtcctGGCAGAGTCCCAATTCCACAGAAGGATAAGGGGGGGTCAGAGAGGCATCGGTGAAAAAGTAGAGTGCTGCACCAGGAATTTGCAAATCCAATATAGGTTCACTGACTTGAAGGGAGGCCAAAGGTTGGAAATACAGCAAGAACATGTAAAATCCAGGCTTTCCCTCAGAGAAGCTGGCCCAGGGGCCCGAGAAACTTCAAACCAGGGCATTTTCAAACAGCCCAGCTGGAAAATTAAGATATGTGGGAGTGGTTTTCttctgactttaaaaataatcctGCTGAGATGGCCCACTGAATCTGTGTTTCATTGTGTGTAAGGTTAACctcaaaattcaaaaagtaaCCATAAACAACATTGAGTTTTATTTAATGATACACTTGCTGAAGTGTTTAGGGAGAAGTGTACTGGTGTCTGCAATTTACATTGAAATGCATTTAGAGAAATAAGATGGATAGACTAACGGAGGTGTGGATAGGTGGACAAATATGTGATGAAGCAAGTATGGTGAAATGTTCCCTGTAGAATCTTGGCAGTGGGTCCATGTGTGCTTACTGTAAAATTTGTTCAACTTTGGCACgtctaaaatttttaataataccaTGTTGGGGAAACAGCAACACCCTTcccccaataaaaaataaaacctgcaaCCAGCcaatctccctccttcctctgaaATTTTCAGACACTCTTATTTCTTAATTcaagcaaaggggaaaaaaaaaatcttaaaagaactgactcaaaaaataaaactgtcaataACACTTTAATATAGATTGTGGAACTCTGGCCCTTCCAGCCAGAATACACATTTATAAGCCATAAATAAAGCACGCAGAAACCATAAATTAATCAGACCCTAGACCTGGATTTCACCGTGTCAAGAATgggaatgcatttttttttcttcttggtcatTTACAATAGACCCTTacattactccccccacccccttttaaaCAATTTTACAATCCTCTGGATCTCTGTTAAAACTACATGGTTTTACACCGAGTcactcacaatttttttttttgttttgtggttttttttttttttttttttttttttggttttttgtttgtttggttttttttaagtaaaacttCCCTGTAACAGCAAtggagaacaacaacaacaacaaaaaatcagaatCTGCAGGTGCTTCAAGAAGCAGGAGTCTACACAGTAGTGGAAAccagaggctttttttttttaaatttatattttttcccctttccctccttatGTAGAGTGATGGGTATCACGGTGGCCCTTCTGTTTGGGAGGGAAGTACTGCAGTGAGTGAGGGGAGACTGCTGTCTTGGGGGCGGGGGGTGTGATGGATTTCTTCTCCCTTGCATCTCACCAAATCACCTTCCCAAAGTCTCGACCCCACGTCCTCGCTATCGTATCCTTGTGCCAGGCTGCCAGAGCTAGCCGGGCCTGAGGCCGTCTTTTTAAGAGGAGTTCATAATGGGCCGCGAGTACACCCCCTGGTAGTAGGAGGTGTCTGCGGCCAGGGGCGAGGCGTCCAGGCCCGTTTTGTTCGTGACCGGGCCCATGGCCAAGCTGCCGGGCATGGGGGAGCCGTAGCCAGGGTAGTGCATCACCTGTTCGTAGGCCTTGAGGTCCATTTTgtggggctggtggtggtggtggctgtggtggtgctGCTGCTCCGAGGACATGAGGTTGTTGATGGAGAACGGGTGGTTGAAGGCGTAGTGGTGCTCCGGCTTAAGGTGGGCCTCAGGCGGCAGGCCCGGGTGATGGGGTGGCCCGAGCAGGTGGGCCGcggcctgctgctgctgcccggGCGAGGGCGCGGGCTCCGGGGGACTCAGCGTCGCGGCCGGCGTCCCCTTCAGCTCTCCCAGCCCCCCTCGCTTGTGCTCCTGGCACGGGGAGGCGCTCGAGTGAGGCGACTCGGTGCCCGCCGGAGTCTCGGAGGCTGGCCCGGCGGCCTCCCCAAGCTGAGCCTGCGAGGCCTGGGCCCCCGCGGTCGCCTTCTTGCCACCGCCCGCCGCGCCCGCGGCTTCCTTCAGCGCGAGCTGCTTCTCGCACTTGAAGCGCTTCTGGCGGCGCAGGTAGCAGCCGTTCTCGAACATGTTGCCCGAGTCGGGGTGCAGGGTCCAGAAGGAGCCCTTGCCGGGCTTGTCGGGAGAGCGGGGCACCTTGAGGAAGCAGTCGTTGAAGGACAGCGAGTGGCGGATGGAGTTCTGCCAGCGCTGCTGGTTCTGCCGGTAGAAGGGGAAGAGGTCCATGATCCACTGGTAGATCTCGCTCAGCGTCAGCATCTTGTTGGGGCTCTGCTGGATGGCCATGGTGATGAGCGAGATGTACGAGTAGGGCGGCTTGGCGTGCGTGTAGCTGCGCCGGTACGTCTTGGGGTCGCGCGCGCGGCTCAGGCCCGCCTGCCCGTACATGGGGCTCATCGAGTTCATATTGGCGTAAGGGGCCAGGCCGCCCATGGCCCCGGCCCCCTGCCCCCCGAGCGGGCTCAGGCTCGGACTCAGGTGCGGCCCCATGCCCGCCACTCCAGCCGCCCCAGCCGAGCCGCCCATGCCCGCCATGGCGCCCGCGCCGGGGGACATGCCCGCCAGGGACGGGCTCATGCCCGCGCCCACGTACGACGACATGTTCATGGAGCCCGCGCTCATGTTGCCCGAGCCGCTGCCCATGGCGGCCGCCGACATACTCATGTACGTGTTCATGCCGTTCATCCCCAGGCCGGCGTTCATGTTGCTCACCGAGGAGTAGCCCTGCGGACAGAGCCCGGGGAGGGAGGCGCACAGCGTTAGCACCGCGGCTCGAGCGTGCCCCGATCTCCCTCCCACCGGGCCAGCTCAGGCCCCCAGCGCCGGGGAGGTCGCCAGGGAGCCCTTCCCTTCCCTGGGCCCCCGTCCCCAGACACGGAGTCGGTTTCCCCCAGGGCGAGCCGTGACAGACTGCTGTTTGGGGCATTTGGCCCACGCCTAGCCCTCCTGCGCCTCACCAAGTTCTAGAACAGGGGTTCTCTGGAGCACTTGCAAGCTAGGCACCCCCGATGCATTTCCTGTCCCCAGAGTCTCCACAAACTCTCCCGCCAGCCTTCTGAGCTGGCGCCGCGGCCCGGAATCCCCGGACGCCACCTCTGGTCACAGCAAGCAACCTGCCGGACAGCGTGCGGGGCGCTCGGGGCCGCCTCGAGTGGAGACTGTCCCAGGGTCCCCTCTGTCTGGCATTCCCCCCGGGCCCCCCCTCCCTGGCTCAGGAGAACTGAAATGTGGTGCCAGCGCGGAGTCCGGGGGGCAATCGAGGCACTGAATCGAGGAGCAGGGAAGGGACTGAACTACACGCGGCTGGGCTTTGCAGTCAcaaactttctttctctttgtccacTAGTCCTTGACTCAGCCTCCACCTCAGCCCCCAACTCCTACCCACCTTCTCCTCTGCAGCTCCCCACCCCCTCGCCGGCCGacctcccacccctcccagccgCGCGCTGCCAAACATAACTCTGTTAGGATAGTGCGTGGCTCGGCCACGAAGAGGATTTGGAGGCGCCGCAAGTCAATATTTGATCACAAAGTTAATATTATCTCAAGGCTAACAGTGTGTCGTATAAAAAAGAGACCCATTTGAGTTGAAGGAGGGCGGAAAAGGCGGCTGCCCAgaaaggctgggggtgggggacgggtGCCAGCGAGGGAAGCGGTCCCCGGGCTGGGGAAGGAGCGAACGCCGCCACTCGCTTCCCCCTGGCAACGGCGAGCGCTTACCTCGGGCTCGGCGTAGTAGCTGCTCCAGTCGGACGGCTCGTGCCCTTCCATCTTCACCGCTCCCAGCATACTGGAAGCCGAGTGCATGGCAGTTTAAAATTTAACAGCCACAACAAACGACCAGcaatcaccccccacccccacccgcttaaaaaaaaaaaaaaaaaaagtcagcccAGGCAccgtcccctccctccctccctctctcgcGCTCCCTGTCTCTCGGCTccactccctctctctttccGCGCCGGCCGGAGGCGGTAGTTGCCAGTGGGCGGGAGGGGTGGGTCTCGGGAGGAGGGGGCCGAGGAGCGGAGAGGCCCAGCCAGAGCCCGGCTGGAGGGAGcgtccgccgccgccgccgccgccgccgcgctcccGGGCCGCCGGGTGGAGGCTGAGGTTGGCAGTGCCGAGCTGCCCCGAGCGGCGGGAAGCGCGCGGCGCGGgggcgggggttggggggaggaggaggaggaggaggaggtgtggAGCGCGGAGCGGACAAGTGCCGCAGTGACGTGGGCGGCTGGTGATATAGCGCGGCGCGCTGGCGCGGGCCTCCAATCCCCAGACCCGGGGCAGCACATTTGAATAATCAGCTCACACCTAGGTGACAGGGAGCCGCGGCCTGCGCCCCGCACCTGCCCCTCGGCGCCCGGTGCCCGCCCCGCGGCCTCCGCGCCCCGCACTGCGCGCCCGGGACAGGGGAGCGGGCCGGCCTGGCGAGCGTGCGCCCTGGCTGAGTTCCCTGTCCTCCCAGGGCCACGGGAAGTCCCCCGTGGGAGAAGgggtctgggaggaggtccccccCCGCCCCAGGAGCGACTCAGGGCTCCGGCCTCTCCGCCCGGTTCCATGGCGCTGGCCGCCCCGTGCGTCTGTCCGAGGGCGCGTCCGGCCTCCATGCCCTGCAGAACCTTATTAAAGCCGGGTTTATTTATCCCgggtttcttcactctctgcTCATTCCCTGTCAAAACAACAAGCCGGTGACAGAGCCAATTTGCAAAGCGCTGTCGTATTTAGAAAAACTGTGTACACACCTTTATCTCGCCCGCCGCTGCTCCTAGCAGGCCCCTCCCCGCTACAGTCAGAAGCCGGAGCGGCCCCCGAAAGGCGCGCAGGGTCCCGCCACCTCCGCTCTCTGCCCCCTCGGAGCCCGGTCTCCTGCCACAGACAGGGGGCGGCCGGTGCCGGCAGAACGCGACCCCGCTAGCCGCAGTCGACGGTTGGGAGGCTGTGATTTGTCTCTGACATTAAGGCGGGCCTGTTCCAAGGTTACTTTTCAGTCACAACCGAGGTGCCCACAGCATTTCGTAACTAAAACAAACAGGGCAGGAGTTGGTCGGGAGTGGGGGTAGGGGGCGGGAGCGGAGAGAGGAATAAAGGATCAATAATGGGGCCTATGCAATGGCTTCAGGAGGGTCTCTATCCTACCTTTCCAGAGGGGCAGTTTTATACAATTTAGAAACTCTAGCAACCGTGTAACTTTTATTTCCCCTCCAGCTCCTGGGTTCAAAAGTTGTCCTCTGCCCTGGGTTAGCCACAGGGACCTCAGTGAGCCcatattttgggggtggggggtgggggagtcaAGGAGTATCACAGGTGGGTATCACAGGTG
Proteins encoded:
- the FOXA2 gene encoding hepatocyte nuclear factor 3-beta is translated as MHSASSMLGAVKMEGHEPSDWSSYYAEPEGYSSVSNMNAGLGMNGMNTYMSMSAAAMGSGSGNMSAGSMNMSSYVGAGMSPSLAGMSPGAGAMAGMGGSAGAAGVAGMGPHLSPSLSPLGGQGAGAMGGLAPYANMNSMSPMYGQAGLSRARDPKTYRRSYTHAKPPYSYISLITMAIQQSPNKMLTLSEIYQWIMDLFPFYRQNQQRWQNSIRHSLSFNDCFLKVPRSPDKPGKGSFWTLHPDSGNMFENGCYLRRQKRFKCEKQLALKEAAGAAGGGKKATAGAQASQAQLGEAAGPASETPAGTESPHSSASPCQEHKRGGLGELKGTPAATLSPPEPAPSPGQQQQAAAHLLGPPHHPGLPPEAHLKPEHHYAFNHPFSINNLMSSEQQHHHSHHHHQPHKMDLKAYEQVMHYPGYGSPMPGSLAMGPVTNKTGLDASPLAADTSYYQGVYSRPIMNSS